One part of the Pseudomonadota bacterium genome encodes these proteins:
- the xrtE gene encoding exosortase E/protease, VPEID-CTERM system, whose product MVATRNKCTSQPERAKRKAQTRWVAGAAVLLAEYLFFSLRYDTQPLLVRGGDWSGLGAMGTLATVALAVATAAVLFRGGALFRGTALFRGTASFRGTASFRGTASFRASREPAPVTTGQPWLRSRMALALHVLCLAGLVALSERLFSTGAQEASGLAAAGWLAAAAGAAASLVAALTPIPELLCSLRRMALPLALTAGVGLAAWATGMATQHLWPPMSTATLWSVAATLTVFASNVVLGAPEYVVGTETFAVTITPVCSGFEGIGLLGTFMGAYIGFARGQLQWPRALVLVPAGMLAAWVANVLRISALIGVGHWLSPETAIGAFHSKAGWVLYCAAALGLVAWSHRSRMLARQPSEPTDKLAHVAAPYLAPLLGVVAASLVTGLFAGAVDVLYPARVLAGGSLLWAYRATLQRELTWRGSPRAMLLAAALGAAVFAIWIALAPAAHQDSASALRSELDSMSPLLFAIWIGFRIAGAVLVVPVAEELAFRGYVLRRLIDKDFTRVAPGAFSWPSFLVSSATFGALHQHWLGGLLAGMVYALAVYRRGRLADAVLAHAVTNAILAAYVCTTGNWHLW is encoded by the coding sequence GTGGTAGCGACGCGGAACAAATGCACCAGTCAGCCCGAGCGAGCCAAACGCAAGGCGCAGACCAGGTGGGTTGCGGGCGCCGCCGTACTGTTGGCTGAGTACCTCTTCTTCAGCCTGCGTTACGACACGCAGCCGCTGCTCGTCCGTGGCGGCGACTGGTCGGGTCTCGGCGCGATGGGCACGCTCGCGACTGTCGCGCTGGCCGTGGCCACTGCGGCAGTATTGTTCCGGGGAGGCGCATTGTTCCGGGGAACCGCATTGTTCCGGGGAACCGCATCGTTTCGGGGAACCGCATCGTTTCGGGGAACCGCATCGTTTCGGGCAAGCCGCGAGCCAGCCCCTGTAACGACCGGACAACCGTGGCTTCGCTCGCGCATGGCCCTTGCGCTGCATGTGTTGTGCCTGGCTGGCCTCGTTGCTCTCTCGGAACGCCTCTTCAGCACTGGCGCGCAAGAAGCCTCGGGATTGGCCGCGGCGGGTTGGCTTGCTGCCGCGGCCGGAGCAGCCGCGTCGCTCGTCGCAGCGCTCACGCCGATCCCGGAGCTCTTGTGCAGCCTGAGACGCATGGCCCTGCCGCTCGCGTTGACTGCAGGCGTGGGTCTCGCCGCGTGGGCCACGGGCATGGCCACGCAGCATCTATGGCCACCCATGAGTACGGCCACCTTGTGGAGCGTCGCAGCCACGTTGACCGTCTTCGCCTCGAACGTCGTCTTGGGCGCACCGGAGTATGTGGTCGGCACCGAGACTTTCGCCGTGACCATCACGCCCGTATGCTCCGGCTTCGAGGGCATCGGCCTATTGGGGACGTTCATGGGAGCCTATATCGGCTTTGCTCGCGGGCAGCTGCAGTGGCCCCGGGCCCTTGTGCTGGTTCCAGCAGGCATGCTCGCAGCATGGGTGGCAAACGTGCTGCGCATCAGCGCATTGATCGGTGTCGGGCACTGGCTCTCGCCCGAGACCGCGATCGGGGCCTTCCACTCCAAGGCCGGCTGGGTACTGTACTGCGCAGCGGCCCTGGGTCTTGTCGCATGGTCGCACCGCTCCCGGATGCTCGCCCGACAGCCGAGCGAGCCCACGGACAAGCTCGCGCACGTGGCCGCTCCCTATCTGGCACCGCTTCTGGGCGTGGTGGCCGCCAGCCTGGTGACGGGACTCTTTGCTGGCGCCGTGGACGTCCTGTATCCAGCACGCGTGCTGGCCGGTGGCAGCCTCTTGTGGGCCTACCGGGCAACCCTGCAGCGCGAGCTAACCTGGCGCGGCTCGCCGCGTGCAATGCTCTTGGCCGCCGCTCTCGGCGCCGCGGTGTTCGCAATCTGGATCGCGCTCGCGCCAGCCGCGCACCAGGACTCCGCATCAGCTTTGCGCAGCGAGCTCGACTCCATGTCGCCGCTCCTCTTTGCGATCTGGATCGGTTTCCGCATCGCCGGAGCGGTCCTCGTCGTTCCCGTAGCCGAGGAGCTGGCGTTTCGCGGCTACGTGCTGCGCCGGCTCATCGACAAGGACTTCACACGAGTGGCACCGGGGGCCTTCTCCTGGCCCTCCTTTCTCGTATCCTCCGCCACCTTCGGCGCGCTGCATCAGCACTGGCTGGGCGGCCTGTTGGCCGGCATGGTCTACGCTCTCGCCGTCTACCGCCGCGGCCGGCTCGCCGACGCGGTCCTCGCCCACGCCGTCACCAACGCCATCCTCGCCGCCTACGTCTGCACGACCGGCAACTGGCACCTGTGGTAG
- a CDS encoding TonB-dependent receptor, which yields MSAPIAARHERDPTSSGTVVVVEDHTPTAGQVADVIARVPGARVRTTGGFGSFSSLALRGAEFGHTTVLFGMAPLNTPDTGAFDLSTLPLSALGSVEIYRGGAPVWLGGGAIGGLVRFVPRPGSDRLARVDAGLGSFGLRQLLGTAAVAGSGSTRPSLLWHVGVSGARNDYPYVDDGQTRFVTADDVELRQRNGQVAAGHGLVHAALGALGGRVELTLAGFGRASGIPGPLAAPTLRIRQQLLRTLGSLSYERETLDRLGQRESRFQLVVAAAHQTNRFTDRFAELGTSKTVASNDRWLHGYVRAAASLRLASFLEVTGIGSFAREGLDPHDALAFLAPPRPSRRNVEIVALETRWLGRVAGKRVELRPSMRLQWSQAAIEARTSFTHSRRQARVFAPTFRLGAVVELGPGMALASSAATGKRIPSVFELFGDRVFQEPNPSLVPERSRSLDAGLSVRSRVLGLFASAEARVFATWLRDLIRFRRTAQFTVRPGNVAQARILGTELGASAEGPVFALVGSLTAMRSTNSFGKELPFRPPLQLHLRPELRLLAGKQPALAVFGELSHVSFVYLDDANRTHLDGRSFVDAGLRCGILRGRLVMSARVKNLFDARAMDMLSRPLPGRQFLVSVTIEEGRT from the coding sequence GTGAGCGCACCGATCGCCGCCCGGCACGAACGGGATCCCACGTCGTCCGGCACGGTGGTCGTCGTCGAGGATCACACCCCCACCGCGGGTCAGGTGGCGGATGTGATTGCGCGGGTTCCCGGCGCGAGGGTGAGAACCACGGGCGGCTTCGGTAGCTTCTCGAGCTTGGCGCTGCGTGGAGCGGAATTCGGGCACACGACGGTACTGTTCGGCATGGCGCCGCTCAATACACCCGACACGGGTGCATTCGATCTGAGCACCCTGCCGTTGTCTGCACTCGGCAGCGTGGAGATCTACCGCGGCGGCGCTCCCGTGTGGCTGGGCGGTGGAGCCATCGGCGGACTCGTCCGCTTCGTTCCTCGGCCAGGCAGCGACCGTTTGGCCCGCGTGGATGCAGGGCTCGGCTCGTTCGGGCTCCGGCAGCTGTTGGGGACCGCGGCGGTTGCGGGCTCTGGATCGACCAGGCCCAGCTTGCTGTGGCATGTTGGAGTCTCAGGGGCTCGCAACGACTATCCTTACGTCGACGACGGACAAACGCGGTTTGTTACAGCCGACGACGTCGAGTTGCGCCAGCGCAACGGCCAGGTTGCGGCCGGGCACGGCTTGGTGCACGCAGCGCTGGGTGCGCTGGGGGGCCGGGTGGAGCTCACCCTGGCAGGCTTTGGACGCGCCTCGGGCATTCCCGGACCCCTGGCAGCCCCGACGTTGCGTATACGACAGCAGCTGCTGCGAACGCTCGGCTCGCTTAGCTACGAGCGCGAAACGCTCGACAGGCTCGGTCAACGCGAGAGCCGCTTTCAGCTGGTTGTGGCAGCCGCGCACCAGACCAACCGGTTCACGGATCGGTTCGCCGAGCTGGGAACCTCGAAGACCGTGGCGTCCAACGATCGCTGGCTGCACGGCTACGTGCGGGCAGCAGCCAGCCTGCGTCTGGCATCGTTTCTGGAGGTTACGGGGATCGGCTCGTTCGCGCGCGAAGGGCTCGACCCGCACGACGCGCTGGCTTTCCTGGCGCCGCCGCGCCCTTCCCGTCGCAACGTTGAGATCGTGGCACTCGAAACCCGGTGGCTGGGCAGGGTTGCTGGCAAGCGCGTCGAGCTGCGACCGTCCATGCGCCTGCAATGGAGTCAGGCCGCGATCGAAGCTCGCACGAGCTTCACGCATTCACGAAGGCAGGCCCGAGTTTTCGCACCCACGTTCCGACTGGGTGCTGTCGTGGAGCTTGGCCCCGGGATGGCGCTGGCGAGCTCGGCCGCGACCGGTAAGCGCATTCCGTCGGTGTTCGAGCTGTTCGGTGATCGCGTTTTTCAGGAGCCGAACCCGAGCTTGGTGCCGGAGCGCTCACGCAGCCTGGATGCCGGCTTGAGTGTCAGGAGCCGTGTGCTGGGGCTCTTCGCAAGCGCGGAAGCGCGCGTCTTTGCCACCTGGCTGCGAGACCTGATTCGGTTTCGGCGTACGGCGCAGTTCACGGTGCGCCCCGGCAATGTGGCGCAGGCGCGTATCCTCGGGACGGAGCTTGGCGCGTCCGCCGAAGGCCCGGTGTTTGCTCTGGTGGGCTCGCTGACCGCGATGCGCAGCACGAACAGCTTTGGCAAGGAGCTGCCCTTTCGCCCACCGCTGCAGCTCCATCTCAGGCCGGAGCTCAGGTTGCTGGCCGGCAAGCAGCCCGCGCTCGCCGTGTTCGGCGAGCTGTCACACGTTTCCTTCGTCTACCTCGACGATGCCAATCGCACGCATCTCGATGGACGCAGCTTTGTCGACGCCGGTTTGCGCTGCGGCATCCTACGCGGCCGCCTTGTGATGTCGGCGCGGGTGAAGAACCTGTTTGACGCTCGTGCCATGGACATGCTGTCTCGGCCGCTTCCCGGCCGGCAGTTCCTGGTCTCTGTGACAATCGAGGAAGGTAGAACATGA